In the genome of Dioscorea cayenensis subsp. rotundata cultivar TDr96_F1 unplaced genomic scaffold, TDr96_F1_v2_PseudoChromosome.rev07_lg8_w22 25.fasta BLBR01000273.1, whole genome shotgun sequence, the window AAGTCAAATGACAAAAAGCAAAATAGCCGGCACAATGGCAATTTTCAATGTTACTTGCAAAACCATGCCTTGTTTCCTAGAACATTCTACCTTTTGAGGTCTTCTCTTGCTATAAATAGACCATGACATGGAGCTCAAAGTCttcaaacaatcaaagaaagcaagaaaaaggTGTTTCTTTCCTATTCCTCAATTCAGTGCTCAAGTTTTGGTGATTGATTTAACTCAAGAGATGGCAGCAGAAATCCCTCTACTTAAGCCTTATAAGATGGGCAAGTTTGATCTCTCACACAGGTTCATTAATCAAATCTCATCAAACTTATTATTCAATCTTCTAGTAATGCCTTATTTTGATATCTATCTATTTCTCTCTAATCCATTGTGAAAACAATGAGGACTAAATACAAATTTAGTACTACACTACCAAACTTCTCTGTCTAATTCATTACAAAAAAACGACATGATTAACATATGCTTTACTTATTTCAGAGTAGTTTTGGCTCCATTAACAAGAACAAGGTCTTATGGCACTGTTCCTCAACCCCATGCCATTTTGTACTACTCTCAGAGGACATCCAAAGGAGGCCTTCTGAGTTCTGATTACTGAAGCTACTGGAGTCTCTGATACTGCTCAAGGGTGATTAattcattttaatcaaattctaaattcttctaattcttcattttaatcatcaataaaaagtgTGGTCTTAATTTAAATTGCAGATATCCTGAAACTCCTGGAATTTGGACTAAAGAACAAGTTGAGGCATGGAAACCAATTGTCAAGGCTGTGCATGGTAAAGGCGGTGTGTTCTTCTGTCAGTTAGGGCATGTAGGAAGAGTATCAAGCTATGGTAAAGTACAACGCATACATTCGTGCAAAGATTTATGTGTTTAATCTAACcatccatgaaaaatttggcaTAATAGGTTACCAACCTAATGGACAAGCTCCGATCTCCAGTACTGATCAGCCAAAACCGGATCGAATCCGTCTAGATGGGACGGTTGAAGAGTACTCTCCTCCTCGACGACTAAGAACCGATGAGATCCCACAAATTGTCAATGATTTCAAATTGGCTGCAAGAAACGCTATTGAAGCTGGTAAATTCTTTTTACATTACATACGAGTTTGAATTCAAAACCAATCATATTACCAATGATTGTTGTTGCTGCATGCAGGCTTCGATGGAATTGAAGTCCACGGTGCTCACGGTTACTTGTTCGAACAATTCATGAAGGACAGCGTGAATGACAGGACTGATGAATACGGAGGTAGCTTGGAGAACCGATGCCGCTTCGCTATTGAAGTGGTTGAAGCAATTGTGAATGAGATTGGTGCTGATAGAGTCGGCGTTAGACTCTCTCCATTTGCAGATTACATGGAAGCCTGGGACTCAAACCCAGAGGCTCTCGGACTCTACATGGTTCAGGCACTGAACAAGTTCAACATTCTCTACTGCCATATGGTCGAGCCAAGGATGGCAATTATAGATGGCAGAAGACAGATTCCACACCGCCTACTTAACATAAGGAAGGCATTCAAAGGAACATTTATCGCTGCTGGAGGATATGATCGAGATGAAGGTAACAAGGTTGTCGCTGGAGGTT includes:
- the LOC120253984 gene encoding putative 12-oxophytodienoate reductase 11, whose protein sequence is MELKVFKQSKKARKRCFFPIPQFSAQVLVIDLTQEMAAEIPLLKPYKMGKFDLSHSFILIINKKCGLNLNCRYPETPGIWTKEQVEAWKPIVKAVHGKGGVFFCQLGHVGRVSSYGYQPNGQAPISSTDQPKPDRIRLDGTVEEYSPPRRLRTDEIPQIVNDFKLAARNAIEAGFDGIEVHGAHGYLFEQFMKDSVNDRTDEYGGSLENRCRFAIEVVEAIVNEIGADRVGVRLSPFADYMEAWDSNPEALGLYMVQALNKFNILYCHMVEPRMAIIDGRRQIPHRLLNIRKAFKGTFIAAGGYDRDEGNKVVAGGYTDLIAYGRLFLANPDLPKRFELDAPLNKYNRSTFYTHDPVIGYTDYPFLNEPSA